Proteins from one Spinacia oleracea cultivar Varoflay unplaced genomic scaffold, BTI_SOV_V1 SOVchr0_033, whole genome shotgun sequence genomic window:
- the LOC130465003 gene encoding uncharacterized protein translates to MRFNFQASNNEAEYEAFLCSIKMCKAAGAKEILALFDSQLIVSQVNGNYETRDPTMIKYMKVVHQEVEKWKSFEVRQVPRSENNQADALSKLASSASGDTPRYVFWEVKDQKSIEQLEAAVLDRMSTWMDNIINFKMNGVLPDDPKQAAKLQKKCSWFEMWNGTLYKAYSRPLLRCVTPEKGQEILQDIHQGWCSSNIGGRALAVNALQTGYYWPTLKDDALSLRCNKSQRFTHLIHRTAQIVTPITSPIPFAKRGMDLIGPYTTAPGGRRYVIVVVDYFTKWVEAEALKNIPKAFIWKNIITRFGVPQLIIFDNGPQFETPKLKDWLAERGIAGHFASVGRPQANGQVEAFNKIISEGMKKKLDEAKGL, encoded by the coding sequence ATGCGCTTTAATTTCCAAGCGTCCAACAATGAGGCCGAGTACGAGGCCTTTCTTTGCAGCATCAAAATGTGCAAGGCGGCAGGAGCCAAGGAGATTCTGGCACTATTTGATTCCCAACTTATTGTGAGTCAAGTTAATGGAAATTACGAGACAAGAGACCCAACAATGATAAAATATATGAAGGTCGTCCACCAGGAAGTGGAAAAATGGAAGAGCTTTGAAGTAAGGCAGGTCCCTCGGTCAGAGAATAATCAAGCTGACGCGTTGTCCAAATTGGCCAGCTCCGCATCTGGTGATACCCCCCGATAtgtattttgggaggtaaaagatCAGAAAAGTATTGAGCAGCTTGAAGCGGCAGTTCTAGACAGAATGTCCACCTGGATGGACAATATAATTAACTTCAAGATGAATGGAGTCCTACCAGATGACCCAAAACAGGCGGCAAAGCTCCAGAAAAAATGTTCTTGGTTTGAGATGTGGAACGGAACACTGTACAAGGCCTATTCCCGTCCTTTACTGCGATGTGTGACGCCTGAGAAAGGACAAGAGATCCTACAGGACATTCACCAAGGGTGGTGTAGTTCGAACATTGGGGGAAGGGCCTTGGCTGTAAATGCACTTCAAACTGGCTATTATTGGCCAACTCTGAAGGATGATGCACTTTCACTGAGGTGCAACAAAAGCCAGCGCTTTACCCATCTGATACACCGGACAGCTCAGATTGTGACACCCATCACAAGTCCAATACCCTTTGCTAAGAGGGGAATGGATCTCATAGGCCCATACACCACCGCGCCGGGTGGGAGGCGCTATgtcattgttgttgttgattatttcaccaagtgggtggaagcGGAAGCATTAAAGAACATTCCTAAGGCATTCATATGGAAAAACATCATCACCCGTTTTGGTGTGCCACAGTTGATCATTTTTGACAATGGACCGCAGTTCGAGACACCGAAACTTAAGGATTGGCTGGCCGAGCGTGGCATAGCCGGCCATTTTGCATCGGTTGGAAGGCCGCAGGCAAATGGACAAGTTGAGGCTTTTAACAAAATCATTTCTGAGGGAATGAAGAAGAAGTTAGACGAGGCTAAGGGATTGTGA